One genomic segment of Methylocystis sp. SC2 includes these proteins:
- a CDS encoding DUF2232 domain-containing protein, translating to MSDKNALSWPNFAVSILGGVAAAVIFAVVARGGFGGLLIAHLAPLPIMIVAFAFGLIHGATSAILASIILTFWPHPVIGMGYALLIAAPAWCAVYAALGAPRGGRDRLTRNLPGWAALAPATFLAMAIILWLIVATLAFGSLDEALNPIRARAFILLDIMVKERDLSDKIDPTTLSGSVARAVPAFLAGYGLLIHVMNLWLAARIAEASKLLGRPWPDIANEFRLPKPVGGLFLSGIALAFFQGLAGAIGLVLATTMGLLLAFQGLAVAHVYLRGSRSSALVLAIIYFTLGLLGWPLLFFAALGVADLIFNYRVRKTDAGPTAMQKPD from the coding sequence TTGTCCGACAAGAACGCCCTCTCCTGGCCGAATTTCGCGGTGTCGATTCTCGGCGGCGTCGCAGCGGCCGTGATCTTCGCCGTCGTCGCGCGCGGCGGCTTCGGCGGACTCCTCATAGCGCATCTCGCGCCCCTGCCGATCATGATCGTCGCCTTCGCCTTCGGCCTGATTCACGGGGCGACGTCGGCGATACTCGCATCGATCATCCTGACCTTCTGGCCGCATCCGGTGATCGGCATGGGATATGCGCTGCTGATCGCCGCGCCGGCCTGGTGCGCCGTCTATGCAGCGCTTGGCGCGCCGCGTGGCGGCCGGGACAGGCTGACGCGCAATCTGCCGGGATGGGCGGCGCTCGCGCCAGCGACCTTTCTGGCGATGGCGATCATTCTCTGGCTGATCGTCGCCACCCTCGCGTTCGGATCGCTCGACGAAGCGCTGAATCCGATCCGGGCGCGCGCCTTCATCCTGCTCGACATTATGGTGAAGGAGCGCGACCTTAGCGATAAGATCGATCCGACGACGCTTTCCGGGTCCGTCGCGCGCGCCGTTCCCGCCTTTCTCGCCGGCTACGGCCTGCTGATCCACGTCATGAATTTGTGGCTCGCCGCAAGAATCGCGGAAGCGTCCAAGCTGCTCGGCCGGCCCTGGCCGGACATCGCCAATGAATTCCGTCTGCCGAAGCCGGTGGGCGGCCTGTTTCTGAGCGGAATCGCACTGGCCTTCTTCCAGGGACTCGCCGGCGCGATCGGACTGGTGCTGGCGACGACCATGGGGCTGCTCCTTGCATTCCAAGGGCTCGCCGTCGCGCATGTCTACCTGCGCGGCTCGCGCTCAAGCGCCCTGGTGCTGGCGATCATCTATTTCACGCTCGGACTTTTGGGGTGGCCCCTCCTGTTTTTCGCCGCGCTCGGCGTCGCCGACCTGATCTTCAACTATCGCGTCCGAAAGACGGACGCCGGGCCCACCGCGATGCAAAAACCGGATTGA
- a CDS encoding replicative DNA helicase, giving the protein MPPIEQLAGRRAFQVAQPDAPAYRAPPHNIEAEQALLGAILVNNDAFDRVSDFLRPEHFSEDLHRRIYEIAAQLIRAGKLATVVTLKTFLADIELPAGVTIQGYLARLAAEATTIINAEDYGRTVHDLAVRRELIVIGQDIVNTAYDSPIDSPPRAQIEEAERQLYSIAETGRYDGGFQRFAEALTTALDMASSAYMRDGHLSGVATGLLDLDEKMGGLQKSDLIIVAGRPGMGKTALATNIAFNVARAYQFEAEPDGTHKTINGGIVGFFSLEMSAEQLATRVIAEQSGVPSYKIRRGDINEDDFRRIADAAREMQSIPFYIDQSGGISIAQLTARARRLKRQRGLDLLVVDYLQLLAGSRSRNDNRVQELTEITTGLKALSKELNVPIIALSQLSRQVENRDDKRPQLSDLRESGSIEQDADVVIFVYREEYYLRNREPREGTEEHIQWMAEMERAHGRAEAIVGKQRHGPTGTVQLAFEAEVTRFSNLADEDKLPARM; this is encoded by the coding sequence ATGCCACCAATCGAACAATTGGCGGGCCGGCGCGCGTTTCAGGTCGCGCAGCCGGACGCGCCCGCCTATCGCGCGCCGCCGCACAATATCGAGGCCGAGCAGGCGCTGCTCGGCGCAATTCTCGTCAACAATGACGCGTTCGACAGAGTCTCGGACTTTTTAAGGCCCGAGCATTTTTCCGAGGATTTGCACCGGCGCATCTATGAAATCGCGGCGCAGCTCATTCGCGCCGGCAAGCTCGCGACCGTCGTGACGCTGAAGACGTTCCTCGCCGACATCGAGCTTCCGGCCGGCGTGACGATCCAGGGCTATCTGGCGCGGCTCGCCGCCGAGGCGACGACGATCATCAACGCCGAAGACTATGGCCGCACCGTTCATGATCTCGCGGTTCGCCGGGAGCTCATCGTCATCGGGCAGGATATCGTCAACACGGCCTATGATTCGCCGATCGATTCGCCGCCGCGCGCGCAGATTGAAGAAGCCGAACGGCAGCTCTATTCGATCGCCGAGACGGGACGCTATGACGGCGGCTTTCAGCGATTCGCCGAAGCGCTCACCACGGCGCTCGACATGGCGAGCAGCGCCTATATGCGCGACGGGCATCTGTCCGGCGTCGCCACGGGCCTGCTCGATCTCGACGAAAAGATGGGCGGCCTGCAAAAATCCGACCTCATCATCGTCGCCGGGCGACCGGGCATGGGCAAGACCGCGCTCGCCACGAATATCGCCTTCAATGTCGCGCGCGCCTATCAATTCGAAGCTGAGCCCGACGGAACGCATAAGACGATCAATGGCGGGATCGTCGGCTTCTTCTCTTTGGAAATGTCGGCCGAACAATTGGCGACGCGCGTCATCGCCGAGCAGTCCGGCGTGCCGAGCTATAAGATTCGCCGCGGCGACATCAACGAAGACGATTTTCGCCGCATCGCCGACGCCGCGCGGGAGATGCAAAGCATTCCCTTCTACATCGATCAGAGCGGCGGCATCTCCATCGCGCAGCTCACCGCGCGGGCGCGGCGCCTCAAACGCCAGAGAGGCCTGGACCTGCTCGTCGTGGACTATCTGCAATTGCTCGCCGGATCGCGCTCTCGCAACGACAATCGCGTGCAGGAGCTCACCGAGATCACCACTGGCCTCAAGGCGCTTTCCAAAGAGCTCAATGTGCCGATCATCGCGCTGTCGCAGCTCTCGCGCCAGGTGGAGAACCGCGACGACAAGCGGCCGCAGCTTTCCGATCTGCGCGAGTCAGGCTCGATCGAGCAGGACGCCGACGTCGTCATCTTCGTTTACCGAGAGGAATATTATCTGCGCAATCGCGAGCCGCGCGAAGGCACTGAAGAACACATCCAATGGATGGCCGAGATGGAGCGCGCGCATGGCCGCGCCGAAGCGATCGTCGGCAAGCAGCGTCACGGTCCGACGGGAACGGTGCAGCTCGCCTTCGAAGCCGAGGTCACCCGCTTCTCCAATCTTGCCGATGAGGACAAGCTGCCGGCGCGCATGTGA
- a CDS encoding ABC transporter ATP-binding protein produces MRRQVIEVEGVDLTLGEGAARVHVLKTVSLSVARGETVALLGPSGSGKSTLLMTLAGLERPDAGSVRIDGRDLGALSEDALARFRGENIGIVFQSFQLIPTMTALENVAIPLELAGKSDAIARAEAELAAVGLAERIAHYPAQLSGGEQQRVALARALAPDPLILAADEPTGNLDSETGAAVIELIFAQQRRRGATLVLVTHDAALAARCSRRVLLRSGRIEAGERAPS; encoded by the coding sequence GTGCGGCGACAAGTCATCGAAGTTGAAGGCGTTGATCTCACGCTCGGCGAAGGCGCCGCCCGCGTGCATGTGCTCAAGACCGTCAGCCTGAGCGTTGCGCGGGGCGAAACTGTCGCTCTACTGGGACCCTCCGGCTCGGGCAAATCGACTTTGCTCATGACCCTCGCCGGATTGGAGCGACCCGACGCCGGAAGCGTCAGGATTGACGGGCGCGATCTTGGCGCCCTTTCGGAAGACGCGCTCGCGCGTTTCCGCGGAGAAAACATAGGGATCGTCTTCCAGTCTTTCCAGCTGATCCCCACCATGACGGCGCTGGAGAATGTCGCCATTCCACTGGAGCTCGCCGGGAAATCAGACGCGATCGCGCGGGCCGAGGCCGAGCTTGCGGCGGTCGGGCTCGCCGAGCGCATCGCCCACTACCCGGCTCAGCTTTCCGGAGGCGAGCAGCAGAGGGTCGCGCTCGCCCGGGCGCTCGCGCCCGACCCGCTGATTCTCGCGGCGGACGAGCCCACGGGCAATCTCGATTCGGAAACCGGGGCGGCGGTGATCGAACTCATTTTTGCGCAACAACGCCGCCGCGGGGCGACGCTTGTGCTCGTCACCCATGATGCGGCGCTCGCCGCGCGCTGCAGCCGACGCGTTCTGCTGCGCTCGGGCCGCATCGAGGCGGGCGAGCGGGCGCCGTCATGA
- the rplI gene encoding 50S ribosomal protein L9: MDVILLERVAKLGQMGETVRVRDGYARNFLLARGKALRATENNKKHFETQRAQIEARNLEARKEAEAVAEKLNGQSFNIIRQAGESGQLYGSVSARDIAEAATAGGFSVNRDQIVLVHPIKTLGLHQTPVHLHPEVDVKITINVARSEEEAERQARGESATIREETSMDDLGLEVGAALAEAGDVEM; encoded by the coding sequence ATGGACGTCATTCTGCTGGAACGCGTGGCCAAGCTCGGCCAGATGGGCGAGACCGTGCGCGTGCGCGATGGCTACGCCCGTAATTTCCTGCTGGCGCGCGGCAAGGCGCTGCGCGCGACGGAAAACAACAAGAAGCATTTCGAGACGCAGCGGGCGCAGATCGAGGCGCGCAATCTCGAGGCTAGGAAAGAAGCCGAAGCCGTCGCCGAAAAGCTCAACGGACAAAGCTTCAACATCATTCGCCAGGCGGGCGAGAGCGGCCAGCTCTACGGCTCGGTTTCGGCGCGAGATATCGCCGAGGCGGCGACCGCGGGCGGCTTCTCGGTCAATCGCGATCAGATCGTCCTGGTGCACCCCATCAAAACCCTCGGCCTTCATCAGACGCCCGTGCATCTGCATCCGGAAGTCGATGTGAAGATCACGATCAACGTGGCCCGCTCGGAAGAAGAGGCCGAGCGGCAGGCGCGCGGCGAAAGCGCGACGATCAGGGAAGAGACGTCGATGGACGATCTCGGCCTCGAGGTCGGCGCGGCGCTGGCGGAAGCCGGCGACGTCGAGATGTAA
- the thpR gene encoding RNA 2',3'-cyclic phosphodiesterase, with amino-acid sequence MPRLFTALEIPRSIAESLARLRGGIPGARWIDVENYHVTLRFIGDVDDAFARDAANALSFIRRPEVVVTFDQLTSFGGDKPRAIVARARLEPSLMDMQAEQERLLRRLGAPPEPRKFIPHVTLARLRGASAGAVAAYLGARGYFPPLRFTAERFVLYSSRDSVGGGPYIVEAEYPLLVAPQALTGTAGG; translated from the coding sequence ATGCCCAGACTATTTACGGCCCTGGAGATTCCCCGCTCAATCGCCGAAAGCCTCGCGCGTCTGCGCGGCGGAATCCCCGGCGCCCGCTGGATCGACGTTGAGAATTATCATGTCACCTTGCGCTTCATCGGCGACGTCGACGACGCTTTCGCGCGCGACGCGGCGAATGCGCTCTCCTTCATCCGCCGTCCGGAAGTCGTCGTCACCTTCGACCAGCTGACGTCGTTTGGCGGCGACAAGCCCCGCGCCATCGTCGCGCGCGCGCGGCTGGAGCCGAGTCTCATGGACATGCAGGCGGAGCAGGAGCGGCTGTTGCGCCGGCTCGGCGCGCCGCCCGAGCCGCGCAAATTCATTCCGCATGTGACGCTCGCGCGTCTGCGCGGCGCCAGCGCCGGCGCCGTCGCCGCCTATCTCGGCGCGCGCGGCTATTTCCCGCCGTTGCGCTTCACCGCGGAGCGCTTCGTGCTCTATTCGTCGCGCGATTCCGTGGGGGGCGGCCCCTACATCGTCGAGGCGGAATATCCGCTGCTTGTGGCGCCGCAAGCGCTGACGGGCACGGCGGGGGGTTAG
- a CDS encoding ABC transporter permease: MKPMRFAALPFALRFALRDLLGDPRGFGVFIACIVIGVAAISGVSGLSRSLAQGLAREGRTILGGDASFSLVSREFSPEQRAFFEARGRLSEISLMRAMARRDDGEAALVEIKAVDPATYPTFGAVALDPDMPLAEALQERNGLPGVAVDPMLLARLDAKLGDAVMIGVSRFTLRAVLRSEPDKLAGGIGFGPRVLMTRAALSDAELATPGSIVRHVVRVTLREGADADLKAFAADAANAFPQAGWESRTRDAVSPQFSRNLDRFAQLLTLVALTALVAGGAGVANAVQGFVERKRAQFAILKALGAEGSRVFRIALAQVLAAASFAILLGLVAGAAIPWGAAQALRDLADLPVSASLDAQGALYGALYGLLVVLVFALVPLGRAHEVPVAALLRDDRRGATLARYRAGAGAAAIALAVLVMATSFDMKLGAAYVAAAVAAFALLRGAAWVAMRLARGLPRSRDARLRFALANIWRPKSLTPALMISIGLTQTLLVSLALVEGAIHKELARADAGEIPNFFFIDAPKAQTEAFVDFLSAEAPGARIEHVPMMRGRIVAVKDAPVEKIAVADDAKWALEGDRGVTFSPTIPTNSALAEGEWWPADYVGPPLVSLEQKVAEGLGLTIGDSIRVNVLGREVTAKVANLRRVDWRSYAINFIMVFSPNVFTGAPYTELFTVAYGAPSVAARDAKDARLARETAKRFPSIVSVRVKDALAAIDKIAGQLALAARAAAGLAIVTAALALASALASGQRARLHDSVVLKTLGATRLWLATAYALEFGLVGLAASLIAVAAGSAAAYAMTTILMKLDFAFLPWTTALISLATLAVTIALGLAGSWRALSRRPGPELRQP, from the coding sequence ATGAAGCCGATGCGCTTCGCCGCCCTGCCCTTCGCCTTGCGCTTCGCCCTGCGCGACCTGCTTGGCGACCCGCGCGGCTTTGGCGTCTTCATCGCCTGCATCGTGATTGGCGTCGCCGCGATCTCCGGCGTCTCCGGCCTTTCACGCTCATTGGCGCAGGGGCTCGCGCGGGAAGGCCGAACGATCTTGGGCGGCGACGCCTCCTTCAGCCTCGTTTCGCGGGAGTTTTCGCCGGAGCAACGCGCCTTCTTCGAGGCGCGCGGCCGGCTTTCCGAAATTTCGCTGATGCGGGCGATGGCCCGGCGCGACGACGGCGAGGCCGCGCTGGTGGAGATCAAAGCCGTCGATCCGGCGACTTACCCAACTTTCGGCGCGGTCGCGCTCGATCCCGACATGCCCTTGGCGGAGGCGCTGCAGGAACGAAACGGGCTGCCGGGCGTCGCGGTCGATCCGATGCTGCTCGCGCGCCTCGACGCCAAGCTCGGCGACGCCGTGATGATCGGCGTTTCGCGCTTCACGCTGCGCGCAGTGCTGCGCAGCGAACCCGACAAGCTCGCGGGCGGCATCGGCTTCGGGCCGCGCGTTCTAATGACGCGCGCCGCGCTCTCAGACGCGGAACTGGCGACGCCGGGCTCGATCGTGCGGCATGTCGTTCGCGTCACGCTCCGCGAAGGCGCCGACGCCGACCTCAAGGCGTTCGCCGCCGACGCCGCCAACGCCTTTCCGCAAGCCGGATGGGAGTCGCGCACGCGGGACGCCGTCTCGCCGCAGTTCTCGCGCAATCTCGACCGGTTCGCCCAACTGCTCACCCTCGTTGCGCTCACCGCCCTCGTCGCCGGCGGCGCCGGCGTCGCGAACGCGGTACAGGGCTTCGTCGAGCGCAAGCGCGCGCAATTCGCGATTTTGAAGGCGCTCGGCGCCGAGGGCTCTCGGGTCTTCAGGATCGCCCTCGCCCAGGTTCTGGCGGCGGCGTCTTTCGCCATCCTGCTGGGGCTCGTCGCCGGCGCGGCGATTCCCTGGGGCGCGGCGCAAGCGCTGCGCGATCTCGCCGACCTCCCCGTGTCGGCGTCGCTCGACGCGCAAGGCGCGCTCTATGGCGCTCTGTACGGGCTGCTCGTCGTCCTCGTTTTCGCGCTTGTTCCTCTCGGCCGCGCGCATGAAGTTCCGGTAGCGGCGCTGCTGCGCGACGACCGGCGGGGCGCGACGCTCGCACGCTACCGCGCCGGCGCAGGGGCCGCGGCGATCGCGCTCGCCGTCCTCGTCATGGCCACGTCCTTCGACATGAAGCTCGGCGCGGCCTATGTCGCCGCCGCTGTCGCGGCCTTCGCCCTGCTGCGCGGCGCGGCTTGGGTCGCGATGCGGCTGGCCCGCGGCCTTCCGCGTTCGCGCGACGCGCGGCTGCGGTTCGCGCTCGCCAATATCTGGCGGCCGAAAAGCCTGACGCCGGCGCTGATGATCTCGATCGGCCTGACGCAAACCCTGCTCGTTTCGCTCGCGCTGGTGGAAGGCGCGATCCACAAGGAGCTGGCGCGCGCCGACGCCGGCGAGATTCCCAATTTCTTCTTCATCGACGCGCCGAAGGCGCAAACCGAGGCCTTTGTTGATTTCCTCTCCGCGGAGGCGCCCGGCGCCCGCATCGAACATGTGCCGATGATGCGGGGGCGCATCGTCGCGGTGAAAGACGCGCCGGTCGAGAAGATCGCCGTGGCCGACGACGCCAAATGGGCGCTCGAAGGCGACCGCGGCGTGACGTTCTCCCCCACAATTCCGACGAACTCCGCGCTCGCGGAAGGCGAATGGTGGCCGGCGGATTACGTCGGTCCGCCGCTCGTGTCGCTGGAGCAGAAGGTCGCCGAAGGATTGGGCCTGACCATCGGCGACTCGATCCGAGTCAATGTGCTCGGCCGGGAGGTGACGGCGAAGGTCGCCAATCTGCGCCGGGTGGATTGGCGCAGTTACGCCATCAACTTCATCATGGTGTTTTCGCCCAATGTTTTTACCGGGGCGCCCTACACCGAGCTCTTCACCGTCGCCTATGGCGCGCCATCGGTCGCGGCGCGCGACGCTAAAGACGCGCGGCTCGCGCGAGAGACGGCGAAACGCTTTCCGAGCATCGTTTCGGTGCGCGTCAAGGACGCGCTGGCGGCGATCGACAAGATCGCCGGACAATTGGCGCTGGCCGCGCGCGCCGCGGCAGGTCTCGCCATCGTTACGGCGGCGCTGGCGCTGGCGAGCGCGTTGGCGAGCGGCCAGCGCGCAAGGCTGCACGATTCGGTGGTGCTGAAGACTCTCGGCGCGACCCGACTCTGGCTGGCCACAGCCTACGCTCTGGAATTTGGACTCGTCGGCCTCGCCGCCTCGCTGATCGCGGTCGCCGCCGGATCCGCCGCCGCCTACGCGATGACGACGATCCTCATGAAGCTCGATTTCGCCTTCCTGCCCTGGACCACGGCGCTGATCTCGCTCGCCACTCTCGCCGTCACTATCGCCCTCGGCCTCGCCGGCTCCTGGCGGGCGCTCTCCAGACGTCCCGGACCGGAACTGCGCCAGCCTTAG
- a CDS encoding YdcF family protein: protein MGSAVRKAACAILAGGAFLAAALLLGFVGFALSLPREEFSIPVQAEGVVALTGGSDRVLDAATLLASGQARRMLITGVNPSTRSSLLAKILPMSRELFDCCVDLGYQALDTAGNAKETRDWAREHNITRTLIVVTSNYHMPRALVEISAALPKVELYPFPVVSEHIDVADWISDLRVARFVGKEYMKYIGSLLRTKLFKEYEESEPPPQLRHSVASE, encoded by the coding sequence ATGGGTAGCGCCGTCCGCAAGGCCGCCTGCGCCATCCTCGCTGGCGGCGCTTTTCTCGCCGCGGCGCTCCTCTTGGGTTTTGTCGGCTTCGCGCTGTCGCTGCCGCGAGAGGAGTTCTCCATTCCGGTGCAGGCCGAAGGCGTGGTCGCGCTGACCGGCGGCTCGGATCGCGTGCTCGACGCGGCGACCCTTCTCGCCAGCGGCCAGGCGCGCCGCATGCTGATCACCGGCGTCAATCCCTCAACGCGCAGCTCCTTGCTGGCGAAAATACTGCCCATGTCGCGCGAACTCTTCGATTGCTGCGTCGACCTCGGCTACCAGGCGCTCGACACCGCCGGCAACGCCAAAGAGACGCGCGATTGGGCGCGCGAGCACAATATCACCCGCACGCTCATCGTCGTCACCTCGAACTACCACATGCCGCGCGCGCTGGTGGAAATCTCAGCCGCCTTGCCGAAGGTCGAGCTCTATCCCTTTCCGGTCGTCAGCGAACATATCGACGTCGCCGACTGGATCAGCGATCTGCGCGTCGCCCGTTTTGTCGGGAAGGAATATATGAAATACATAGGATCGCTGCTGCGCACCAAGCTGTTCAAGGAATATGAGGAGTCGGAGCCTCCCCCGCAGCTTCGCCACAGCGTCGCATCTGAGTGA
- a CDS encoding PRC-barrel domain-containing protein, translating into MLKPVIVAASLALAAFAPLPAGAQGAQTETVAVVPLERLPVYGSVVSAWYKQPVYDPNEKKLGSIADMLFSADGSINAVMLNVGGFLGIGVKHIAIPVSAITITQKNNKTWLTLNTTKELLKKALAYKFDKATGLWDPI; encoded by the coding sequence ATGCTGAAACCCGTCATCGTCGCAGCCTCGCTCGCTCTTGCCGCTTTCGCGCCGCTTCCGGCCGGCGCGCAGGGAGCGCAAACCGAAACCGTTGCGGTCGTGCCGCTCGAGAGGCTGCCGGTCTATGGTTCGGTGGTCTCCGCCTGGTACAAGCAGCCGGTCTATGATCCCAATGAAAAGAAGCTCGGCTCGATTGCGGACATGCTGTTTTCCGCCGACGGCTCCATCAACGCCGTGATGCTGAACGTCGGCGGCTTTCTCGGCATCGGCGTGAAGCATATTGCGATTCCCGTATCCGCGATCACCATCACTCAGAAGAACAACAAGACCTGGCTCACGCTCAATACGACGAAGGAGCTGCTGAAGAAGGCCCTCGCGTATAAGTTCGACAAGGCCACCGGTCTGTGGGACCCGATTTGA
- a CDS encoding arylesterase produces the protein MALLTIALTPARAEPVRILAFGDSLTAGPGIDAADSLPAQLKRRLSEDGYNVEVVQGGVSGDTTTTGLARLDYTLGAGPFDIAVVELGANDMLNGHDPKITRANLDRILATLKQKGVRPVLTAMVSSANHGQAYKKEFDSIYPDLAAKHEAPLVPFILEGVWGSPALLISDGIHPNAVGVAKIVKKIAPYVERTLVSMGARRTSRAQ, from the coding sequence TTGGCCCTGCTGACCATCGCGCTGACGCCCGCGCGCGCCGAACCCGTGCGAATCCTGGCGTTTGGCGACAGCCTGACGGCGGGGCCCGGCATCGACGCCGCGGATTCGCTTCCGGCGCAACTCAAGAGACGCCTGAGCGAGGACGGATATAATGTCGAGGTCGTCCAGGGGGGCGTTTCCGGCGACACGACGACGACCGGGCTCGCGCGCCTCGACTATACGCTTGGCGCCGGGCCGTTCGACATCGCCGTCGTCGAGCTCGGCGCGAATGACATGCTGAACGGGCACGATCCAAAAATTACGCGCGCCAATCTCGATCGGATTCTTGCGACCTTAAAGCAGAAAGGCGTTCGCCCGGTGCTGACGGCGATGGTCTCGAGCGCGAATCACGGGCAAGCTTACAAGAAGGAATTCGATTCGATTTATCCGGATCTTGCCGCCAAACATGAGGCGCCGCTTGTGCCCTTTATCTTGGAAGGCGTCTGGGGCTCGCCCGCGCTCCTCATATCGGACGGCATTCATCCCAACGCCGTCGGCGTGGCGAAGATCGTCAAAAAAATCGCACCCTATGTTGAAAGAACGCTCGTTTCCATGGGGGCGCGTAGGACCTCGCGCGCGCAATGA
- a CDS encoding 1-acyl-sn-glycerol-3-phosphate acyltransferase — MLLLRSLIFQIVFFLNMFTLMIVWLPGLLMRRQINQELGRTWGRTTLWLLDKICGAKIDWRGLENIPKGAVIVACKHQSIWETFVLPIRFPDFSYILKHELIWLPFFGWYLLAAEQIAIDRAKGGKLLPQLIAKSKKIFAQGRQLFIFPEGTRRPAGAPPQYKFGIAHLYAATETPVLPVAVNSGLFWPRRSFLVRPGTIVIEFLPLIAPGMEPREFFDKLSTEIETASDRLIAEALAKDPSLEPVVAKGRASAESMAPAQE; from the coding sequence ATGCTCCTCCTGCGCTCCCTCATTTTCCAGATCGTGTTCTTCCTGAACATGTTCACGCTCATGATCGTCTGGCTGCCGGGCCTGTTGATGCGGCGCCAGATCAACCAGGAGCTTGGTCGCACCTGGGGGCGCACGACGCTCTGGCTGCTCGACAAGATCTGCGGGGCTAAGATCGATTGGCGAGGTCTCGAGAATATCCCGAAAGGCGCGGTGATCGTCGCCTGCAAACATCAGTCGATCTGGGAGACCTTCGTTCTGCCGATCCGGTTTCCCGACTTCAGCTATATTCTGAAGCACGAACTGATCTGGCTGCCTTTTTTCGGCTGGTACCTGCTGGCGGCCGAGCAGATCGCCATCGATCGCGCCAAGGGCGGCAAGCTGCTGCCGCAGCTGATCGCCAAATCCAAGAAGATTTTCGCCCAGGGCCGGCAGCTCTTCATTTTTCCCGAAGGCACGCGCCGCCCGGCCGGCGCGCCGCCGCAATATAAGTTCGGCATCGCGCATCTTTACGCGGCGACCGAAACGCCGGTGCTTCCCGTCGCCGTGAATTCCGGCCTGTTTTGGCCGCGCCGCTCGTTCCTCGTCCGGCCAGGAACCATCGTGATCGAGTTCCTGCCCTTGATCGCGCCGGGCATGGAGCCGCGTGAATTTTTCGACAAGCTCTCGACGGAGATCGAGACCGCGTCCGACCGATTGATCGCCGAAGCGCTGGCGAAAGACCCGTCGCTTGAGCCAGTCGTCGCAAAAGGCCGTGCGAGCGCTGAAAGTATGGCGCCGGCGCAGGAATGA
- a CDS encoding PRC-barrel domain-containing protein — protein sequence MLKSYILAGALIATLSGVALAEQMNRTTDRPAGAMDRSTTGAMDRSTTGTAGAQPQFLTTLPQNALLVSNIHNQNVYDPQENKLGEVKDLVLDRGGKVSAAIISVGGFLGIGEKDVAVAFSDLQATERNNKWWLTVNATKDELKNATGFRFDKNRGLWTLGSK from the coding sequence ATGCTCAAGTCCTACATCCTCGCAGGCGCGCTGATCGCGACTCTGTCAGGCGTTGCTTTGGCCGAGCAGATGAATCGCACGACCGATCGCCCCGCCGGCGCCATGGACCGCTCCACGACCGGCGCTATGGATCGCTCGACCACGGGGACAGCCGGCGCACAGCCGCAATTTCTGACCACGCTTCCGCAGAACGCGCTGCTCGTTTCGAACATCCACAATCAGAACGTCTACGATCCGCAGGAAAATAAGCTTGGCGAAGTCAAGGATCTTGTTCTGGATCGCGGCGGCAAGGTCAGCGCGGCGATCATCTCGGTCGGCGGCTTTCTCGGCATCGGCGAAAAGGATGTCGCCGTCGCCTTCAGCGATCTGCAGGCCACTGAACGCAACAATAAATGGTGGCTGACCGTGAACGCCACCAAGGATGAGCTGAAGAACGCGACCGGCTTCCGCTTCGATAAGAACAGGGGCCTTTGGACCCTCGGCAGCAAGTAA
- a CDS encoding copper resistance CopC family protein, which produces MKLTSCAWAAVLAAGLGLCSATAALAHHQFLVESFPASRQRVIKPVRQIRLVFEGKADAVISTITLKSRNGLVIAKATQKRASKELILDTPVLQPGLYEVDYRVLATDGAIVEGAFPFIVEPSLSA; this is translated from the coding sequence ATGAAGTTAACAAGTTGCGCTTGGGCGGCGGTCCTCGCCGCCGGGCTCGGGTTGTGCTCCGCGACGGCCGCGCTGGCTCATCATCAGTTCCTCGTCGAGTCGTTCCCGGCGTCAAGACAGCGGGTCATCAAGCCTGTGCGTCAAATCAGGCTGGTGTTTGAAGGGAAGGCTGACGCCGTCATCTCAACGATCACGCTCAAGAGCAGAAACGGCCTGGTGATCGCCAAAGCGACGCAGAAGCGAGCCTCCAAAGAGTTGATCCTCGACACGCCGGTTCTGCAGCCCGGACTTTATGAGGTCGATTACCGTGTGCTGGCGACGGATGGCGCGATCGTCGAGGGCGCGTTTCCCTTCATCGTCGAGCCGTCGCTCTCCGCCTAA